ATAATGCAATATAGCCCCCTTCCACCCTTTGAGTAAGCGCATACATTGAATTGTAATCCTAATAAACTTTAATTACAATAATTATTTGAATATTGGTTCTTTAGGTACTACCCAACAAGTAGAAAGTATGAGGAAACTATCATTAATAATTTAAATGAAATGAAAAAAACAATAGATAAGGGATATTTCTCCTCCCTCATCTATTGAGGTTCTAAATCATTTATTTGAAATGAAAAAGAAAAAGCCCGGCCATCGCCGAGCTGAAGGATTCATAACAAAGATTATTTAATTCCTTTCTCTAAATAATCTTTAATAAGTTCTGTTTGTATTGCAGGATGACAAGTAACAGTCGAGTCATTTGATAAAAGAGTAACAGGTCCTCCAGTTAGGTTCGTTGTGACAGCCCCAACTTCATTCGCCAGAATCATTCCCCCAGCAATATCCCATGGGGCTAGATTCATCGTTAAATAACCATCGATGATCCCTTCTGAAACATAGGCTAACTTTAATGCTGCGGAACCATATGCACGGGATCCGCGAATGTTAGAAACTAGTTGTTGCACGACTTTTTCATCGATGACATCATTTTGACAAAGCCATTTATGGTTGAATCCCAATATCGCTTCACCCAGCGCCAAGTTAGGTTCTAGGGATTGTAACTTTTCGTCATTTTTATAAGCGCCTTCACCTTTTTTCGCACTGTAAAGAATATCGGACATGACATCGTAAACAAAGCCAATTTCCCCGATACCTTCATGAAAAATCCCGATGGAAATTGCAAAGTTCTTACGTTGCTTAACAAAATTCATCGTTCCATCAATGGGATCGATAATCCATACAATCCCATCTAACGATTGAATATCATCTCCGTAGCCCTCTTCACTAAATACTTTATGTGTTGGATAAGTGTCACGAATATGAGTCACTAAGAAATATTCTGTTTCTCTATCAACTTCGGTAACTAAATCGTTAGCATGCGCCTTAGTTTCAACTACCAATGGATCATTAATCGCCTCTCGAATATTTCGTCCAGCATTCAATATCCACTCTTTTGCATCTTGATATATTTTCCCGCGAAGTTCAGCATCCAAGTGAACAACCTCCCTTTCTGGTTACTTAAAAAACAAGGATTTTAAAGTGAAGTAGTAGAATCTGTATCATAATTGGTTCCATTGCTTTCCAAGTCATTCATCAATTTTAATGGATTCTCTGTTGATTGGAGTGGAGGGTGGCGAGTGTGCTCTCAAACGCTTCGCTTTTTGGTCGCAAAAGCCGTTCTTCGTGACGGCTCTTCCTGTGGGATTAGCAGGGAAAAAGGTAGTTCACTTTTTCCTAGGTGAGACCCCGCAGGAAAGGCTGTTGCGAAGTACAGCCTTTGCGAATAAAAGCGGAGCGTTATGAGCAGCAAATATAAAAGGTGGATGCCTTAATTTCTGCCAAAACCATGCAGAAATACGGCAAAGCTCACTCTTCGCTGTTCGCTTGGCTCACCGCCCGCCCCACGGAAATAATGAAAGCTGAAGGAGGCGGTTAGATGCGACAAGCATAAGGCGAATTAACGGAGTGGTGCTTTTTCCACGCAGTTAATTTGACTTATGACTCGAGCGTCTGCCTCCTGAAGCTGGAAAAGCGTCCACCCGGAACGGAAATCAACTTTGTTGAATTTCAGTACTAATTACTAAGAAATCTATCATATATTACGCTTCCGCATATTTCTTTCTCAAAAACTCAATACTCGCATCAATATGTGGTTCTTGTGTAGCTTCTAATAATACATTTAGGTGAGGCTTTTTCGGTTTAATTAATTTAAAGACTGCATCATAATTCAATAACCCAGTCCCAACTGGAACCATTTTAACCCAACCGTTTTCATCGATAATGAAATCCTTTGCATGCATAATCACGATATGATCCCCTAATAAGTCCATTGCTTCTTGGAAGACTTCTTCTTGTCGCTCATAATTATACGGATCTAACAAGTTAGCTGGATCGAGAATTACTTGAAGATTTGGCGAATCAATCAGATCGATGAGTCTTCTTAATTTCTGTGCTGTATGCACTGGGTGATTAATGCCTGCCTCAATCGCAACGATAACGCCAAACTTTTCTGCCTCTTCGACTAGTTCACGAACACTTTCGACAACATCTAAAAATGGTTGCTCTTCGAAATTGTCCTCAGTATAAGCTGTTTTTTCATGTACGTTTCCAGTCTCTGTTCCAACAATGCTACACCCGAAATCTCTTGCAAATCGAATATGCTCTTTAAATCGCTCTAATTCGGATTGTCTTTTCTCTTTGTCAGGGTGAATCATATGAATATAGCAACCTAATACGGCAATTTGGACGTCATTCTTCTTAAACTGATCACCAATATGTCTCGCAAGTCCTGGACTTAAACTGCCCACGCTCGTATTTAGATCAGGAAAAGATTTTCCTAATGCCAATTGAACTGCAGTTAATCCTTTACCTGCAATTTCCTTTGCCAGTCCATCGATTGTTTCTTGACCTTGAATATCATGCGCTCTAATCCCTAGATTTAGTTCCATTTTAAATTCTCCTTTTACATATTTAATTACATGAGACCTTTCAATCTACTGATTTCGTCTCTGTTCGTTAACAAATAAACCGTATCACCTCGCGTGATACGGTTTATTCACTTTATAAAAGTTTATCTAATTGGCTGTGGATCTGCTTCTTACCTTGATAGCCAGCCGCCGTCTACTTCGACTACTGCACCATTCATATAGTCCGATGCTTTACTTGATAAGAATACGACAACGCCCATTAAGTCAGCTGTTTCAGCCCAACGTGCAGCTGGAATTCTTCCAAGTATTTCTTTATTACGCTGCTCGTCTGCACGGATTGGTGCTGTGTTCGCTGTTTTAACATAACCTGGTGCAATTGCATTCACTTGCACGCCATGCTCAGCCAATTCGTTCGCAAATGACTTCGTTACACCTACAACGCCATGTTTACTTGCTGTATACGGTGGCACGAACTTTCCGCCTTGGTAGGAAAGCATTGAAGCGATGTTGACAATTTTCCCGCTCTTTTGCTCTACCATTAGTTTCGCAACTTCCTGACTTAGGAAAAACAATGAATTTAAGTTCAATTCCATTACTGCATCCCAATCTTCTTCCTGGTACTCAAGAAGTGGTGAACGGCGAATTGTTCCAGCATTGTTTACTAACACATCAACCTTGCCATATACTTCTACACATGTATCGACAAGTTCTTTATGTTTTGTTCGATCTCTTAAGTCTGCTTGGAAAAACTCAACTCTGCGGCCTGTGTTTTCAATTAATTCTCTTGTTTCATCCCACTCTGTTCCGTGTGTCACAACAAATAGATCTGCTCCAGCTTTTGCAAGCGCTACCGCATATGCTTGTCCTAACCCTTTATTACCGCCAGTAACAATGGCAACTTTATCTTTCAGTGAAAAATAGTCTAAAGAGAAATCATTTAAGTTATTCGTCATTTCGCTTTGCCCTCCATACATTTTCTGTTTTTATTAGCGTAAGTCTTCCATTGCAACGTGGTCCATATCATCATAAGTGATATTTTCTCCACACATTCCCCAAATGAATGTATAGTTGCTCGTTGCTGTTCCTGTATGGATTGACCAGCTCGGTGAAATTGCTGCTTGTTCATTTTTCATGACCAAATGTCTTGTTTCATCTGGTTGTCCCATAAAGTGGAATACGCGCGTATCTTGTTCCATATCGAAGTATAAATACACTTCCATACGACGCTCATGCGTGTGACATGGCATTGTATTCCATACGCTACCTGGCTGTAAAACGGTAAGTCCCATTTGTAATTGACAGCTTTCACAGTTATTCGGGTGGATATATTGATGAATTTTACGCTCGTTTAACGTTCCTGGCTCTCCCATTTCAAGCGGCGTAATATTATTAATATCAATTTTAACCGTTGGATAAGTATGGTGAGCAGGTGATGAATTAATATAGAACTTCGCTGGATTATTTGGATCTTTAGAACGGAACAGAACTTCTTTCGTTCCTCGTCCTACGTAAAGACCATCTTGGCGTTTCATCTCATACTCTTCACCATCTAAAATAACTGTACCTTCCGCACCGATGTTGATAATTCCAAGTTCACGACGCTCTAGGAAATAGTTAACGCCTAACTCTTTATTTAGCGTAATTGTTAACTCTTCTTCTGCTGGTGTAACACCACCAAAAATCATTCTATCGACATGCGTATACGTTAAATGAACTTGACCTGCTTCAAATAGTTTTTCAACTAAAAAGTGTTCTCTCAGCTCATCTGTATTGTACCTTTTAATCTCTTCCGGGTGATTTGCATAACGTGTTTCCATTTTTGTTTCCATAATTTCTCATCCTCCTAATAATAATAAAGCTTTTTTATCGTTTAATTTTTCCTGAACCGTTTTCCACAAACTCATGAATTTCCTCTTTAGAAAAGATATTACTATCCCCATGAATCGTATGCTTCAGCGCTGACGCGGCTGTTGCGTATGTAATTGTTTCATTTGGGGACATGCCATCCAAAATGCCGTGTAAAATTCCAGCCGCAAATGCATCGCCACCGCCTACACGATCGACAATTGGCTCAATATGATGCACTTTTGAACGGTACAAGGCCCCATCCACATATAAATTTCCTCTTAATCTATTGGCAGTTGAAGATAAAACTTCCCGATTCGTAGAGGCCATAAATTGAATGTTCGGGTATAATGCTTGGATATGCTCATAATAGTAAGCAAGTTTTTCCTCTTCCTGCAACCTGTCATCTGCCTCTGGAATCCCAAGCAGATGAACCGCATCCAGTTCTCCGCATGAACAGATATCGACATAATCTAATAGTGGTTTAATTGCATCTGCTGCCTCTTTTTGACTCCATAGTTTTGCACGATAATTCATATCAAAACTAGTCATCAAACCGTGTTCTTTAGCCTTTTTCAATGCAACTAGCGTTAACTCACTTAAAACTGGCGACAATGCGGGTGTAATGCCCGTCACGTGAAAGAGTGTTGCGCCTTCAAATATGCTGTCGAAATCTATTTCGTCTTCCTTAATGTCAGCAATACTTGAATGCTTTCTATCGTAAGTAACGACAGCACTTCTTTCGCCAATTCCGCTTTCTAGGTAGTAGGTTCCGATACGTTCCCCACCTCTTAAAACATGGTCTACCTTTACGCCATTGGATTGTAGATGTCTTAACGCTGCATCTCCTAATGCATTGGCTGGTAATTTACTGACCATATTGACGTCGTATCCAAAATTCGACAGCGATATGCCAACATTCGCTTCTGCACCGCCGTAATGCAATTGAAGCTGATCCGCTTGGAGAAGTCTTTCACCAACGTTTGTCGATAATCGTAGTAAAATCTCTCCAAATGTTACGACCTTTTTCATACCAATGCCTCTCTAGCCTGTTGAACTTTTTCTACAAATTGTTTTGCATCTTCGGTAATTTTATCGAAATCTCCAGTTTTCGCATGTGCAACTAAACTACCCCCGACACCGACAGCAACACAGCCATTTTGAATCCATTTTTCAACATTATCTAAATCTACGCCGCCAGTCGGCATAATATTGACTTGTGGGAGTGGCGCTTTCACACCTTTAATCCAATCTGGCCCAAATGTATTGCCCGGGAATAACTTAATAATGTCTACACCGGACTTTAATGCTTCCTTCATTTCCGTGATGGTCATACAACCCGGCATATATGGAACTTGATACAAATTACATAATTCGGCTGTTTCTTGATCGAAGCATGGACTCACGATAAATTTGGCACCTGCTAGAATCGCAATACGTGCCGTAACCGCATCTAACACTGTTCCTGCACCAATCACTACGTCAGGATTGGATTGATAATTTGCTGCTAGATTGCGAATAATTTCTTCAGCACCCTGCACAGTAAAGGTGATTTCAATGCCTTTAATGCCACCTTTAACACATGCTTCCGAAATCCCTAAGGCTTCTTCTTGTGAATTTGCCCGTACAACTGCAACAACTCCACATTCAGTTAGTTGATTTAACACTTTTAGCTTTTCCATTGCACACCTCCATTTTGTGATAAAACCGCAATGAGTGATTTAAGTAAGCTTTTCAGTCTTTCATGCAGTGTTGATGATTCCTCTTCTATATTCCCCAGGCGTTTGCCCAGTATATTTCTTAAAACTTATACTGAAATACTGTGGATTCCTATAGCCAACACTTTCTGCTACCTTATATATTTTGGCATCATGCAAGCGAAGCAATTCCATCGCTTTCTTCATTCGAAGTTCTAGCAAATAATCGCCAAAATTCAAGCCTTTTTCAACTTTAAATAAGTTACTTAAATAAGGTGCACTTACAAAAACATTTTGTGCAACTTTTTGTTGTGTCAATTCTTCGTCATGATAGTGTTCATTCATAAATGCCATCGCTTTATCTACGAGCGAGTTATGATTCTGTTTTTTCTCTTCATTCATAGATTCGGCCCATTCATCAACAAGCTGATGAAGGATTTCTAACATTTCTTGAATAGAATTCATTTGTAGAATGAGGTTGAAAAGTTCCGTCATACTAGAACTTTCCGACTCGTCTTTTTCCCATTTTTTCACTTGGTATAAAAGCAACGTACTATACTTGAGCGCTAGAATCTTTGTTTCTTCTAATTGGATGTTTTTATTTCCCTTAATCACATTCCGTAATTGCTCAATTGTTTCTTTCGCTTTACCTGGCAAACCTAATTTCAATTGATCTTTAAACGCTTTTTCTAAGTCTAATAGTGTTTTTTCATGTTGAAATTCACATGGAACCGTATCGTCAATGGAATACACACAACCAGTCCCCATAATATGTTTCATATCCATCGCAAATCGTGCCTCTAAATAGGAGGTGTGAATATCGAATACATTGCAATACGTTCGCCCAATTGTAATTGTTACCGTTTCATCAAATTGATTATATATTTTATCTATCGCCTGTCGTGCGAAAGTGATATTCCCCAAACAGCCGTCATAAACTGTCGATAAAAATACCGCCATTTCATTCTTTGCACCATTGATGACATGCCCATTGATACTTTCACTAAACAAGTTACGCATGATCTCTGTAATTTGTTTTTTGATGACTGCTTCTTCTTCATTTACTGATGTAAAGTTAATGAACATAGACGTAAAGAAAGGTCCATCTAGTTCAACACCAAGTTCTAATAGTTCTTTTTCAATATCTAGATCGGTATTTTCATTTTCATTATTTGTAAGCTTTTGTAAAAAACTTTGTTGAAGTAATGGCAACGTATCATGAAATCTTCTTTCTTTTTTTATTTCTTTTTCATATTCGATTGCCGCACTCTGCGCTTTGCGAATTAACTTCTCTATTTTGATTGGCTTTAATAAATAATCAAACGCTTGGAGCTTAATCGCTTCCTGTGCGTATTTGAAATCTTCATAACCCGTCAAAAAAATCACTTTCGTATGCGGACTGGTGACTTTAATAATCCTTGCCATCTCCAAACCATTCATAAAAGGCATCGTAATATCAGAAATAACAACTTGAGGTTGTTCTTTTTCAATTAACTCCAGTGCACTTTCACCATCCGAAGCCTCACCCGCCAATATGAAACCGTTTTCTTCCCACGGGGCATTACAAATGCTACGTCGAATAATCCGATCGTCTTCAACTATGATTACTTTGTTCATATTCGCCATTCCCCTCTTTTACGCTCGGAATCTTGATGATAATTTTAGTCCCTTTCCCAACGACACTTTCAATCATTAATTCACATTCGCTTCCAAAATAACCTTTCAGCCGCTCACTTACACTACGTAAACCAATTCCTGTAACTTCCCTTTTGTTCTTACTATAAGGCGCATTGATTTCCTCTTTAATTCTTTCTAATCTTTCTCTTTCAATGCCTAACCCATTATCTTTCACTTCAAGATGGATTTTTCCTGATTGTTTATATACATTTACGTTAATTAAACCTTGCTTACGGCTAAGTTTCACACCGTGATAGATTGCATTTTCAATTAAAGGTTGTAACGTTAGTTTAATAATTTGACTTGAAAGTGTTTCTTTATCAACGTCAAGTGTATAAGTGAAGTTATCCCCATAACGCATTTCCATAATATATAAATAACTTTTAATATGAGAAATCTCTTCTTTAATAGAAATGATTTCATTTCCTCTACTAATACTGATTCTGAAAAAGCTAGATAGTGCGCTAATCATCTCACTTGCGTCTTTGTTTAGCCCCATATCGCATAAGCCTTTAATCGAATATAAAGTGTTATATAGAAAATGCGGATTTACTTGAGCTTTAATAATGGCAACTTCTAATTGACGTTTTTCTTTTTGTTCTAATTTAATCTGTTCCAGTAGCGCTTGATTGCGCGCCATTTGTTCATTAAAGCTACTATAAAGAATCTCCATTTCCTTGGGAACAGCAATTCCTTCAGTCGTTTGCAAAAGTTCTTGGTCGGCTTTCTTCATTTGGTCAGCTAGTTTTTTGATCGGATTTGAAATATATTTGCCGACACCATTAACGATAAAGACTGCCATAATAATGACCGCGATTAGAAATATCGTCATAAAATATTTCATATTGTTCATTGTTTTCAATATTTGACTCTCAGGGAATACCGCTACAACTTTCCATTTGTTCACACCAATCGTGTGATAAATTGCATTCAGGTTTTTTCCCTTCGCATTTTCAAATGAAATTTTACCTTCATTTACATTCGAATTCGTAATCTTGGCCAGTGTTTTATCATCTATTCGGAACTTTCCCGGGATCTTTTCTGATTCAAATGTACTGCCGTCCGGGCTCACCAACGTTAAGTAACCGCTCTCACCAATGAATGATTTGTTTAGTATTTTTTCGACAAAATCTGCCCGAATCGTAAATAGAACAATCCCATTTCTTGAAGAATTTTCAGCTTCAAGTAATTTAAATACCGACATCACCTTATAGTTGTCAAATGCTAAGTTATTCAGATGTGCATTTTTCCAGTAATAAGATTCTTTACTTCCCTTATGGTCGACAAAATAATCTTTGTATGAAAACAACGGGTTTACTTGTTCTGACCCATTTGAAAAGGTAATTTTACCGTCATCTATATCAATATAAATGGACTCAATAATCGAAGGAAAACGATGATAAATCGTGTTAATTTCGTTATCTAGTTCAATATAAACGTTCGAATTTATGTCCTTCGCCTCTCCATCAAGGAGCGTTGAAAGATGCTTATGATTTGATAGTAATACCAACTGTTCGAAAACATCTGAAAATACAAATTCTAAATAATTTGATGTCTGTAATACCGTATCATTCATACTCTGGTAAGTATTTTCTTCAATTTGGTTTTTAGCCAATTGGTAAGATACGCCGCCTGTAATAAAAATAAATAAAAGAATGATGGATATATAGAACGCATTAATTGTCGAACTAAAAGAAAAGAAAAGATATTTACTAATAAAACTACGCATTTTCTTTCCAAACTTCATGAAAAATAGTCTCCCTACCATAATCAGAATAGTAGAAGGGATATGTCCTTCTAGATTAAGTATAGAACACCCTTAATCTAGAGGACAAGTTTATTTATTCTCTTTTACCTTTTTATTTCGAAATATCATGCAGTGCCATACAAGCTAAGATGAAGGCACCCATCCCGTGTAAATCATTTTCAGAAGTTGGTCTTTCGACATAATAATCATAGACGCCAGCTGAAGTACCGATACAAATACCGCTTAGTTCTAGGTGATCGCCATCTACTTTCACCATGTGATTCAACAAACCTTCGTAAGCTTTATCTACAATTTCTTTGTATGAATGATCAACATAACCCGCTTTTAACGCCTTTGCAATCGTGTAAATAAATAATGATGAACAAGAAGATTCCAACCAGTTGTCTGCTTGATCGCCTTTATCAACAATTTGGTACCATAGGCCTGAATCATGATCCTGGAAATTAACGACTGAAGTAATATAACTTTGCAACTCTTCAACAAACACTTCTTGTCCGTGATTTTTCCCTTCAAGTAACGCCAAAATATCAACAAGTGCAGTACCGTACCAACCTACTGAGCGTCCCCAAAATTCTGGTGAACATCCTGTTTCCTTATTTGCCCATGGCTGTTCTCTCTTTTCATCCCATGCATGGAATGGAAGACCAGTTTTTGGGTCTTTCATATGTTTACGCATTAATCTTTCTTGTAAAAATACATCTTGGATTAACTCCGGCTCTTGGAAGTGCTCATTGTACATCAGCATAAAAGGAGCCGCCATAAACAATCCGTCTAACCACATTTGGTATGGATATTTATCTTTATGCCAGTATCCACCTTCGGACGTTTTGTTAATTGTGTTGAGTAAATTTCTAAGTTTCTTCGCAGCGATTAAATATTTTGCCTCTTTAGTCGCTTCGTATAAAGGAAATAGCAAAATACCAACTTGAATCGAATCTAATTCATCACGGTCGAAATAGAAGTTTCCTTCATCATCAAGTAAGTTATCTACATATGCTTTTGTATACTCAAAATACTCTTCTTTTCCTGTCGCTTCCCACACGCGCAACATGCCATATAAAAAGACACTTTGGTGATAATGCCATCTATTTGCAGGTGGTAACTCTGCAGGTGTGAATGTATTCATAATCGTTTTACATGCTTTTTCAGCAATTAATAACGGACTGTTTTGTTCATTCAACAATTCAAATCTCTCCCTACATATGTCAATAATCTGAGTGCTAGAAAAACTTAACACTCAGATTATTATTTTTTTTACTTTTTCATTGCTTCATTATATTTAGCTTCTGAAGCATCGACTGCTTTTGCCCATTCATCAAGGAACTCTTGTACTGAACTGTCTCCACTCATTACCTTTTGCGTTCCAGAATCTACAATGTTATCAAGGATAGAACGGTAGTCTGGTAAGTAGAATGGCGGTTGGTACAATACAGTGTCTGGATTATCGTATACTTCAAATGCTGTTTTAATATGTTGTGCTTCTTTAATCCAATCCATATCTAACACACCAGAGTTTGTTGGAATTTGTCCAACTTGCTCGTTCCAGTAACTTTGACTTTCTGCTGAGTTAATAAACTCCGTGAATTTCCAAGCTGCATCCGCATTTTTTGTTGTATTAAAGATAGAAACGTTGATTGTATTTCCACCTTCAGCTACATACTTTCCATCTTCCGTTTTTGGTAGTGGAATGGCTTCAAATTGGTCTGCTTCAAAAGCTTTTTGATGCTCACCGTAAGATCCGATGTTGTGGTGAACCATCGCAACCACGCCTGTGTCGAAACCAGCAATCATTTCTTTATAATCGTTCGTTATATCACTCTTAGGTGTATTCTTACCGTATAGCTCGATATATTTTTCAAGAAACTCAACATGTTTTGGATGATTGATTACAGATTTTCCATCTTCATCAAAATAATTTTCCAATCCTGAGTAAGCGAACATTAATCTTTGAAGTTGGAATGAACCGCCCGCACCACCGCGAATTGTATAGCCGTAGTGTCCGTCCCCTGTCATTTCTTCTGCCGCATTAAAGAATTCATCCCAAGTACTTGGAATTGTTACACCTGCATCATTGAACCAATCTGAACGAACCCAAATGACATCTAAATTTTGCGTGTAAGGAATACCATATAATTTTCCGTCATTTACAATTTCTTTGTTAAAATTAACTGCCCCTGCGTTAATGAGATCGTTTAGCTCTGAATCTGCTAAATAATCATCTAAAGGAAGCAATGCATCACGAATTGCAAATTCCGGTAACCAACTTGTTTGTACAGAAGCAACGTCTGGCATGTCATCTGCCGCAATAGCTGTGTCTAATTTAGCTTTTGCAGAGTCCTTTGGAAGACCTACATACTCAACTTCAATCTCTGGATTTTCTTCATTAAAACGATCAATTAATTCTTCCCAAATTGGTGTACGTTGTGGTCCAGCATTCTCATCCCAAAAAACTAGTTTAACCTTTCCGTCCTTTGAGCCTGAACCCGAGTCTCCATTCCCACAACCGGCTAAGATCCCTCCGGCGATGAGCATGATTAATGCACTTATTTTTAGTAAATTTCTCATTTGCTTCTTTCCTCCTTCAAATTAGTAAATCTTAACCTTTAACTGCTCCACCCATTCCGCTAACAAGGTGCTTTTGTGCGTAAGCGAATAGGATAACAGCTGGAACTAATGCAATCACACTTCCTGCGGCTAACGCACCATAGTTAACGTTAAACTCGCCCATCATAAAGCTTAAACCAACCGGTAATGTAAATTTACTTTGCTGATTTGTTAGCATCAATGCAAGTAAAAATTCATTCCATGTGTAAATAAATGTAAAGACTGCTGTTGCAACAATTCCTGGCAGTAACAATGGGAACATCACGAATCGTAACGCTTGTAACTTACTACAACCATCTACCGCCGCTGCCTCTTCCAACTCTCGTGGAATATTACTAATAAACCCGCTCATTAATATCGTTGTGAAAGGAATTTCAACAGCCGTGTACGTAATAATTAGGGAAAGCGGATTACTAATTAACCCCATGTTTTTAAAGATAATAAACAATGGAATAATCAACATTGCCCTAGGAATAAACTGTGTACTCAATAACATGAGTAAGAATGAACCTTTACCCTTAAATTTATATCGAGTTAAGGCATATCCAGATAATGTGGATAAAATGATGACGACAAATACTGTCGTGATACCAATGATTAAACTATTTTTAAAGAACGTTGCAAAACCTACGTTATTCCATGCGACAAC
This window of the Sporosarcina ureilytica genome carries:
- a CDS encoding ABC transporter substrate-binding protein — its product is MRNLLKISALIMLIAGGILAGCGNGDSGSGSKDGKVKLVFWDENAGPQRTPIWEELIDRFNEENPEIEVEYVGLPKDSAKAKLDTAIAADDMPDVASVQTSWLPEFAIRDALLPLDDYLADSELNDLINAGAVNFNKEIVNDGKLYGIPYTQNLDVIWVRSDWFNDAGVTIPSTWDEFFNAAEEMTGDGHYGYTIRGGAGGSFQLQRLMFAYSGLENYFDEDGKSVINHPKHVEFLEKYIELYGKNTPKSDITNDYKEMIAGFDTGVVAMVHHNIGSYGEHQKAFEADQFEAIPLPKTEDGKYVAEGGNTINVSIFNTTKNADAAWKFTEFINSAESQSYWNEQVGQIPTNSGVLDMDWIKEAQHIKTAFEVYDNPDTVLYQPPFYLPDYRSILDNIVDSGTQKVMSGDSSVQEFLDEWAKAVDASEAKYNEAMKK
- a CDS encoding glycoside hydrolase family 88/105 protein; this encodes MLNEQNSPLLIAEKACKTIMNTFTPAELPPANRWHYHQSVFLYGMLRVWEATGKEEYFEYTKAYVDNLLDDEGNFYFDRDELDSIQVGILLFPLYEATKEAKYLIAAKKLRNLLNTINKTSEGGYWHKDKYPYQMWLDGLFMAAPFMLMYNEHFQEPELIQDVFLQERLMRKHMKDPKTGLPFHAWDEKREQPWANKETGCSPEFWGRSVGWYGTALVDILALLEGKNHGQEVFVEELQSYITSVVNFQDHDSGLWYQIVDKGDQADNWLESSCSSLFIYTIAKALKAGYVDHSYKEIVDKAYEGLLNHMVKVDGDHLELSGICIGTSAGVYDYYVERPTSENDLHGMGAFILACMALHDISK
- a CDS encoding carbohydrate ABC transporter permease, encoding MFNTNGRTNKVLFFYLPITLMFMWTIFPIYWTINTAFKHEGDIIKRPLEYLPTSPTVENFVVAWNNVGFATFFKNSLIIGITTVFVVIILSTLSGYALTRYKFKGKGSFLLMLLSTQFIPRAMLIIPLFIIFKNMGLISNPLSLIITYTAVEIPFTTILMSGFISNIPRELEEAAAVDGCSKLQALRFVMFPLLLPGIVATAVFTFIYTWNEFLLALMLTNQQSKFTLPVGLSFMMGEFNVNYGALAAGSVIALVPAVILFAYAQKHLVSGMGGAVKG